TGTTTAACAAAGTAGACCAGTATCCTGAAGCAGACCGCATGGCGATTTACCAAAAAATCCGGGATGAGAGGGTACGGGAATTGCTTTCACCAGATGAAATTGTCATGGCAGCCGCATCGCCATTGGTAAGGTCAATGGTTCATCGCCCGGATGGTACCAAGGGTGTGCAGGTGCGTACAGGATCTGCCCAAGTTGAGGAACTTAAGCTGAAAATCTTGGAAATTTTGCACCGCGAGGGTAAAGCCTTGGTCGCCCTCAACACTATGCTGTACGCTGATAATGTCAATGAGCAATTGGTGCAGCGAAAACTGAAGATTCGAGATACAAGTGCCAATCAGTTAATTTGGAAGGCGGTGATGACCAAGGCAATGGCGATCGCTCTCAATCCTGTCACTGTAGTCGATATTCTCAGTGGTGTGGTCATAGATATCGTCCTTATCCTAGGTTTATCGAAACTTTATGGCATTCCCATGACCGAAACTGGAGCCGTAAAATTGTTACAAAAAATCGCCCTTAGTATGGGTGGGATCAGTGCTAGTGAACTGTTGGCAAACTTGGGCTTGAGTTCGCTCAAAACATTACTTGGTCTATCTGCACCAGCCACTGGGGGCGCTTCCTTGGGTGCTTATCTGTCGGTAGCACTGACTCAAGCTGGTGTCGCAGGCGTTTCTTCCTATGGCATTGGCTATGTAACCAAAGCGTATTTAGCCAATGGGGCAACTTGGGGACCGGAAGGTCCTAAAGCTGTCATTAGTAAAATTTTGGCAACCCTTGATGAAGGTTCAATTCTCAATCGTATTAAGGATGAATTGCGGGCAAAATTGCGTAAAGGGGACTCATAAAATAGCATACATACGCAAGCCTTTCAACATAGGAGTATGCATCTGTGCAGCCAGATTTATTGAGCCTGGAAATTTCTAAGGGAGAACTCAGACGCTTGATTGGGTTAGCTCCAAATGATGTCTTCCGACCTTCTATTATGAAAAATCACCAGAAGCGATTGGGTTTTTTTCTCAATGAAATGGTTGTGGCGCTCATGCTGACTCCAATCATTGTCGGGGTTATTTATGCGTTTATGATTCTGCCGACAATTGGTTCCTCAATTCTTTTAGGAATCATCCTACTCATTTTAGTGCCAATTGCTATCATAGTTGGGCGCTGGACTTGGCGGCGTTTGACCTGTCCCAAAACACTCACAATACTTCTAGATGAAGTCGATCAATATCATGCGGTTATCAAAGCGATAGATATTCATGACCAACTGGCAACATCTGGGAACTCAGAAAGTAGTATAAGTGATAGAGAAAAAGTTGTTGCTGCTTTGCAACTGATTAGAGAAGATTTAGTTCGCGCTTTGAAAACAGAACGAATTTTAAGAGATAATAAAAAGTTACTTAGTAATAATCAAGAGTTAGTTGTCAATAATTTAACAAATCTGCAAGCCTTGCAACTTAGCGCTCAAGCAGGCGAGTATGCTCAACTCCTAAATCAATCATTGCAGATTGCCCTTGATGTACAAGCCGAGATCAGAAAATTGCAGAAAGTCTGAGCAAAGGTTTTCTCCAATCTGAACTTTCCAACACAACAGTCGTCCCGTTAACTCAAAGATGACCAACAAACCAAAAATAATTGTCTTAG
The sequence above is a segment of the Mastigocladopsis repens PCC 10914 genome. Coding sequences within it:
- a CDS encoding GTP-binding protein; protein product: MTSTLPLPDPHHSEPNTDENSLNWEEQLDSAIFTFEDIEAELNYKQARTALQNLVANLDLTPQEKDGLEMEIADLETMLGKLERMVVQIAAFGMVGRGKSSLLNALVGQPVFETGPLHGVTRNAQTASWSITEEAIGEERALRVTLPGTGQSQVELIDTPGLDEVDGETRAVLAQQVAKQADLILFVIAGDMTKVEHDALAQLREAGKPILLVFNKVDQYPEADRMAIYQKIRDERVRELLSPDEIVMAAASPLVRSMVHRPDGTKGVQVRTGSAQVEELKLKILEILHREGKALVALNTMLYADNVNEQLVQRKLKIRDTSANQLIWKAVMTKAMAIALNPVTVVDILSGVVIDIVLILGLSKLYGIPMTETGAVKLLQKIALSMGGISASELLANLGLSSLKTLLGLSAPATGGASLGAYLSVALTQAGVAGVSSYGIGYVTKAYLANGATWGPEGPKAVISKILATLDEGSILNRIKDELRAKLRKGDS